A genomic window from Arthrobacter sp. FW305-BF8 includes:
- a CDS encoding electron transfer flavoprotein subunit alpha/FixB family protein, translated as MANVLVFIDNPGQALKKSSLELLTIARSLGETAVAVNGELSDDVAGTLGAYGAAAVFRPSAADLDDYLVAPKAAFLAAVADKAGATTVLLENSPEGKEIAARLGIRLSAGVITDVVAVDADGTAHKSVLAGSYTTTAKATTPVTVLSVKANTVEPQPATAPGAPETLTVDVPAEATAAAARITSREQKVASGRPDLTDARIVVAGGRGLDGDFGPVEELADALGAAVGASRAATDAGWISHDAQVGQTGKTVSPQLYISAGISGAIQQKAGMQTAKVIVAVNKDAESPVFEIADFGIVGDLFQVLPQATEEIKKRKA; from the coding sequence ATGGCAAACGTACTGGTATTCATTGACAACCCCGGGCAGGCTCTCAAGAAGAGCAGCCTGGAACTCCTCACCATCGCCCGCTCCCTTGGGGAAACTGCCGTGGCAGTCAACGGTGAACTGTCCGACGACGTCGCCGGCACCCTGGGCGCCTACGGTGCGGCCGCCGTCTTCCGGCCGTCCGCAGCGGACCTCGACGACTACCTGGTCGCGCCGAAGGCCGCCTTCCTCGCTGCCGTAGCGGATAAGGCCGGTGCCACCACCGTGCTGCTCGAGAACTCGCCTGAGGGCAAGGAAATAGCGGCCCGGCTTGGCATCCGGCTGAGCGCCGGCGTCATCACCGACGTCGTCGCGGTGGACGCCGACGGCACCGCCCACAAGTCGGTGCTGGCCGGTTCCTACACCACGACGGCGAAGGCCACCACCCCGGTCACCGTGCTGTCCGTGAAGGCCAACACCGTCGAGCCACAACCCGCGACGGCTCCGGGCGCACCGGAGACGCTCACTGTTGATGTCCCCGCCGAGGCAACTGCCGCGGCAGCCCGCATCACCTCCCGGGAACAGAAGGTCGCCAGCGGCCGCCCGGATCTTACCGATGCGCGCATCGTGGTGGCCGGCGGACGCGGCCTCGACGGCGACTTCGGCCCCGTGGAGGAACTGGCGGATGCACTGGGTGCGGCCGTGGGCGCCTCGCGCGCGGCAACTGACGCCGGCTGGATCAGCCACGACGCGCAGGTCGGACAGACCGGCAAGACCGTTTCGCCGCAGCTGTACATCTCCGCCGGCATCTCCGGCGCCATCCAGCAGAAGGCCGGCATGCAGACCGCCAAGGTCATCGTCGCCGTTAACAAGGACGCCGAGTCTCCGGTATTCGAAATCGCGGACTTCGGCATCGTGGGCGATCTCTTCCAGGTGCTGCCGCAGGCAACTGAAGAAATCAAGAAGCGCAAGGCGTGA
- a CDS encoding electron transfer flavoprotein subunit beta/FixA family protein: protein MKIVVLVKHVPDAQFDRHLSGEGHTTDRDESILSELDEYALEAALQLAEARGGAKAGNKVIALSMGPAGAVNAIKKSLQIGATEGVHLTDGALAGSDAAATSLALAAAVRHLGADTPVDLVLTGMASTDGETSLVPAQLAERLGLPQVTFASSLEVDGGRVTARRDADTHSETVEASLPAVVSVTDQINEPRYPNFKGIIAAKRKSITTLSLADIGVASSQVGHTGSWTRVTAAEERPPRTAGTIITDEGDAGIQLVDFLAAQKLL, encoded by the coding sequence TTGAAGATCGTCGTCCTGGTCAAGCATGTGCCGGACGCCCAGTTCGACCGGCACCTCAGCGGCGAGGGCCACACCACGGACCGCGACGAAAGCATCCTGTCTGAACTGGATGAGTACGCCCTGGAGGCCGCGCTGCAGTTGGCCGAAGCCCGCGGCGGTGCCAAGGCCGGCAACAAGGTGATCGCTTTGAGCATGGGACCGGCCGGCGCCGTGAACGCCATCAAGAAATCCCTGCAGATCGGTGCCACCGAAGGCGTGCACCTCACCGACGGGGCCCTCGCCGGCTCTGATGCGGCCGCCACGTCCCTGGCGCTCGCGGCCGCCGTCCGCCATCTCGGCGCGGATACCCCCGTGGACCTCGTACTGACCGGCATGGCCTCCACCGACGGCGAGACCTCCCTGGTGCCGGCACAGCTCGCCGAGCGTCTGGGGCTTCCGCAGGTTACGTTCGCCTCCTCCCTGGAGGTCGACGGCGGACGGGTCACGGCACGCCGCGATGCGGATACCCACTCGGAAACGGTTGAGGCGTCGCTGCCCGCAGTGGTTTCCGTGACCGACCAGATCAACGAGCCGCGCTACCCGAACTTCAAGGGCATCATCGCGGCCAAGCGCAAGAGCATCACCACCCTGTCCCTAGCCGACATCGGCGTGGCTTCCTCCCAGGTGGGCCACACCGGATCCTGGACGCGCGTGACGGCGGCCGAGGAACGTCCGCCGCGCACTGCCGGCACCATCATCACGGACGAAGGCGACGCCGGCATCCAGCTGGTTGACTTTTTGGCCGCCCAGAAGCTGCTCTAA
- a CDS encoding S1C family serine protease produces the protein MTEHPVPGAAPENRDPAGRPVDPSPRPESAEGLQPPAQQDGEHRTANASENPTVRLDSDRNPTMPLYRPAPEPNQQQRPGGPHPVYPQHAPFYGQQSAPATQPIGTQYSQHNAHSAFQGTRGSQPKRKATFGVGTLVASILAAGLVGGGVATVGSGNLFDAGGTAPAVSSGSQPGTVIVNNQDSVNEITAAAVKASPSVVTIKATSGSDGGTGSGIILDDQGHILTNTHVVTLDGATANAEIQVRTNDGRVLSAKVVGTDPLSDLAVIKVDNPSGLTPAALGDSSKLNVGDTAVAIGSPLGLTGTVTDGIVSTLNRTISVASSAAPKEGTDNSQGGDQGFEFAPPGQGQGQSSASKGSISINVIQTDAAINPGNSGGALVNSKGEVIGVNVAIASAGGSSAAGGTGNIGVGFSIPINNARRVAQEIIDNGKATHGQLGVSVQPKSASDAGFSTGADVASVEQGSAAAKAGIKVGDVVTRFNDLAISDPNQLTAAVREQPAGSSVKITVLRNNREQQLDVTLGAAAEQ, from the coding sequence ATGACTGAGCACCCAGTACCGGGCGCAGCACCTGAGAACCGAGATCCTGCAGGGCGGCCTGTTGATCCGAGCCCTCGGCCTGAGTCCGCCGAGGGTCTCCAGCCTCCTGCGCAGCAGGACGGCGAGCATCGCACCGCTAACGCCTCCGAGAACCCGACGGTGCGCCTGGACTCCGATAGAAACCCCACCATGCCGCTGTACCGGCCCGCGCCCGAGCCGAACCAGCAGCAGCGTCCCGGCGGCCCGCACCCCGTCTACCCGCAGCACGCGCCCTTCTACGGGCAGCAGTCGGCACCGGCTACCCAGCCGATCGGTACCCAGTACTCCCAGCACAACGCGCATTCCGCGTTCCAGGGCACCCGTGGCAGCCAGCCAAAGCGCAAGGCGACGTTCGGTGTGGGGACCCTCGTGGCCAGTATCCTCGCCGCAGGCCTCGTGGGCGGCGGTGTTGCCACCGTTGGCTCCGGCAACCTGTTCGACGCCGGCGGCACCGCGCCGGCCGTCAGCTCCGGCAGCCAGCCCGGCACCGTGATCGTGAACAACCAGGACTCGGTCAACGAGATCACGGCCGCGGCCGTCAAGGCGTCACCGAGCGTTGTGACCATCAAAGCCACCAGCGGCAGCGACGGCGGCACGGGCTCAGGGATCATCCTCGACGACCAGGGCCACATCCTCACCAACACCCACGTGGTGACGCTGGACGGCGCCACCGCCAACGCGGAAATTCAGGTCCGCACGAACGACGGCCGCGTCCTTAGTGCCAAGGTGGTTGGAACCGACCCGCTCTCCGACCTGGCGGTCATCAAGGTGGACAACCCTTCAGGGCTCACGCCGGCGGCGCTGGGTGATTCCAGCAAGCTGAACGTCGGGGACACGGCTGTTGCCATCGGTTCGCCGCTGGGCCTCACCGGCACGGTGACGGACGGCATCGTTTCCACGCTGAACAGAACCATCAGCGTTGCGTCCTCGGCAGCTCCGAAAGAGGGGACGGACAACTCGCAGGGCGGCGACCAGGGCTTCGAGTTCGCTCCTCCGGGCCAGGGGCAGGGCCAGAGTTCGGCCAGCAAGGGCTCGATCTCCATCAACGTCATTCAGACGGATGCGGCCATCAACCCGGGCAACTCCGGTGGTGCATTGGTGAACAGCAAGGGTGAAGTGATTGGCGTCAACGTCGCCATCGCCTCCGCCGGCGGCAGCTCCGCCGCGGGAGGAACAGGCAACATCGGCGTGGGCTTCAGCATCCCGATCAACAATGCAAGGCGCGTGGCGCAGGAAATCATCGACAACGGCAAGGCCACGCACGGCCAGCTGGGCGTGAGCGTCCAGCCGAAGTCGGCATCGGACGCCGGGTTCTCGACAGGTGCCGATGTTGCTTCGGTGGAGCAGGGCTCGGCGGCGGCCAAGGCAGGGATCAAGGTGGGCGACGTGGTGACGCGCTTCAACGATCTGGCCATCAGTGACCCGAACCAGCTGACGGCAGCCGTCCGCGAGCAGCCAGCCGGCTCGTCAGTGAAGATTACGGTCCTGCGCAACAACCGTGAGCAGCAACTGGACGTCACGCTCGGCGCAGCCGCCGAGCAGTAG
- a CDS encoding TPM domain-containing protein, with protein MRSMLKRVLAVIGLTAMLAAPAAAAWAEDPVTLDPVTKIVDKAGVLGNREADVEEAIKKLGTDHAMTLHVVYVKKFENPTDGTAWAADVAKKANLGSNAMVLAVATETRKYQLSKPSSSKITNAQRDTIVKSAVDPQLRNGDYAQAAIDAAAAVGDAAGGGSGNVPSGAGAGTAVLVGAGVVAAGGAGTYLYLRNRRKKAGQASSASYGPQGAELDPLAGMSIEDLRRKSGSLLIEADDAIKSSEQELGFAEAQYGEAAVGNFTKALQEAKAHMSESFKLQQQLDDHIPDTEEQQRSWLGEIIRRSEAALASLQEQKADFDSLRELEKNAPQALAAVDAGAADADAKIARADQTLAELRGKYADSALAQVSDNISQAKERLAFVQNASKAAREKLAGGEGSLAAVAVRASEESLHQTHVLLDAISKVAGNLDSARQGLESAVVDTSQDLAQAKAMIQSGAHPELEGPVAGVEAALARVKSEIQSGKIDPIATLERVESAHQALDHALGGIRDQQEQARRAQASLQQTIMSAQAQISATSDYITARRGGVGTEARTRLAEAQRNLDYALSISRNDPVTALTYAQQAHALAAQAAQLAQSDVDQFGGYANQGYGRGGMFGGGGGGGLGGAILGGILINSILNGGSGGGWGGGHSDGGGWGGDSGGFGGDSGGGDWGGDFGGGGDF; from the coding sequence ATGCGGTCAATGTTGAAACGTGTTCTCGCCGTGATCGGCCTCACGGCAATGCTGGCGGCTCCGGCCGCGGCGGCCTGGGCCGAAGATCCGGTAACGCTCGATCCGGTAACAAAAATTGTTGACAAGGCCGGCGTCCTGGGCAACCGGGAGGCCGACGTTGAAGAGGCAATCAAGAAGCTCGGAACCGACCACGCGATGACTTTGCACGTCGTCTACGTGAAAAAGTTCGAGAATCCCACTGACGGAACTGCATGGGCTGCCGACGTCGCCAAAAAAGCCAATCTCGGCTCCAATGCCATGGTGCTCGCCGTTGCTACCGAGACTCGCAAGTACCAGCTGAGCAAGCCCTCCAGCAGCAAGATCACCAACGCCCAACGCGACACGATCGTGAAGAGCGCCGTGGACCCGCAGCTTCGCAACGGTGACTACGCGCAGGCTGCCATTGACGCAGCGGCCGCCGTCGGCGACGCCGCAGGTGGCGGCAGTGGCAACGTCCCCTCAGGCGCCGGAGCCGGAACGGCGGTCCTCGTGGGCGCCGGCGTCGTCGCCGCCGGTGGCGCGGGCACGTACCTTTACCTGCGCAACAGGCGTAAGAAGGCAGGACAGGCGTCCAGCGCAAGCTACGGCCCGCAGGGCGCGGAACTCGATCCCCTGGCCGGCATGAGCATCGAAGACCTGCGCAGGAAGAGCGGCTCGCTCCTGATTGAAGCCGACGACGCGATCAAATCGAGCGAGCAGGAACTGGGCTTCGCCGAGGCGCAATACGGGGAAGCGGCCGTGGGCAACTTCACCAAGGCACTTCAGGAGGCCAAGGCGCACATGTCCGAGTCGTTCAAGCTGCAGCAGCAGCTGGACGACCACATCCCCGACACCGAAGAACAGCAGCGCAGCTGGCTCGGCGAAATCATCAGGAGGTCGGAAGCGGCTCTGGCGTCGCTGCAGGAGCAGAAGGCCGACTTCGACTCGCTGCGCGAACTCGAGAAGAACGCGCCGCAGGCCCTCGCGGCAGTGGACGCCGGCGCCGCAGACGCTGACGCCAAGATCGCCCGGGCTGACCAGACCCTGGCCGAACTGCGCGGCAAGTACGCGGACAGCGCGCTGGCCCAGGTGTCGGACAACATCAGCCAGGCCAAGGAACGGCTGGCCTTCGTGCAGAATGCCAGCAAAGCGGCGCGTGAAAAGCTCGCTGGCGGAGAGGGAAGCCTCGCGGCCGTGGCTGTCCGGGCATCGGAGGAGAGCCTGCACCAGACGCACGTGCTGCTCGACGCAATCTCCAAGGTGGCCGGCAACCTGGACTCGGCCCGTCAGGGACTGGAATCCGCTGTGGTGGACACCTCCCAGGACCTTGCCCAGGCGAAGGCCATGATCCAGTCCGGCGCCCATCCGGAGCTCGAGGGGCCCGTGGCCGGCGTCGAAGCGGCCCTCGCGCGCGTGAAGAGTGAAATCCAAAGCGGCAAGATTGACCCCATTGCCACTCTGGAGCGGGTCGAGTCGGCACATCAGGCCCTCGACCATGCCTTGGGCGGCATTCGGGACCAGCAGGAACAGGCCCGCAGGGCTCAGGCGTCGCTGCAGCAGACCATCATGTCGGCCCAGGCGCAGATCAGCGCGACATCGGATTACATCACCGCCCGCCGCGGCGGGGTCGGCACAGAGGCCCGGACCCGTCTGGCGGAGGCCCAGCGCAACCTCGATTACGCGCTGTCCATTTCGCGCAACGACCCCGTCACCGCGCTGACCTACGCCCAGCAGGCACACGCACTGGCGGCCCAGGCGGCTCAGCTGGCACAGTCTGACGTCGACCAGTTCGGTGGCTACGCCAACCAGGGCTACGGCCGGGGCGGCATGTTCGGCGGCGGCGGAGGCGGCGGCCTGGGCGGCGCCATCCTTGGGGGCATACTCATCAACTCCATCCTCAACGGCGGCAGCGGCGGCGGCTGGGGCGGCGGCCACAGCGACGGCGGCGGCTGGGGCGGCGACTCCGGCGGCTTCGGCGGTGACTCCGGCGGCGGCGATTGGGGCGGCGACTTCGGCGGCGGAGGCGACTTCTAG
- a CDS encoding PspA/IM30 family protein, whose translation MVKQSIFGRMAQLAKANINALLDQAEDPQKMLDQMVRDYSNNIAEAESAVAQTIGNLRMLQDDYNEDIKNAQDWGNKALAASRKADEFRSAGNAADAQKFDNLAKVALQRQMSSENEARAAEPNIASQSDVVDRLKTGLDQMKGKLNQLTSKRNELVARSKTAAAQSQVHDALRSIDILDPTSEVGRFEEKIRREEAKVRGQQELAASSLDAQFNQLEDLGEQTEIEARLAALKSGTAKPAIGAGGNATSSSSSTVDEADFDKL comes from the coding sequence ATGGTTAAGCAGTCCATTTTCGGCCGCATGGCGCAGCTGGCGAAGGCAAACATCAACGCCTTGCTGGACCAGGCCGAGGACCCGCAGAAGATGCTGGACCAGATGGTCCGGGACTACTCCAACAACATTGCCGAAGCCGAGTCCGCGGTGGCCCAGACCATCGGAAACCTGCGCATGCTCCAGGACGACTACAACGAGGACATCAAGAACGCGCAGGACTGGGGCAACAAGGCCCTGGCGGCTTCCCGCAAGGCTGATGAGTTCCGCAGTGCCGGCAACGCAGCCGATGCACAGAAGTTCGACAACCTGGCCAAGGTGGCACTGCAGCGCCAGATGTCATCGGAAAATGAGGCCCGCGCCGCGGAGCCCAACATCGCCTCCCAGTCCGACGTGGTGGACCGCCTCAAGACCGGCCTGGACCAGATGAAGGGCAAGCTGAACCAGCTCACCAGCAAGCGCAACGAACTGGTGGCCCGCTCCAAGACCGCGGCCGCGCAGTCCCAGGTCCACGACGCGCTGCGCAGCATCGACATTCTGGACCCCACCAGCGAGGTGGGCCGCTTCGAGGAAAAGATCCGGCGCGAAGAGGCCAAGGTCCGTGGCCAGCAGGAGCTTGCCGCCTCGAGCCTCGATGCCCAGTTCAACCAGCTCGAGGATCTCGGCGAACAGACCGAGATCGAGGCCCGGCTGGCGGCTCTGAAGTCAGGCACCGCCAAGCCGGCCATCGGGGCCGGTGGCAATGCGACGTCCTCTTCGTCGTCCACCGTTGACGAGGCGGACTTCGACAAGCTGTAA
- a CDS encoding cryptochrome/photolyase family protein — protein sequence MASTIVWLRDDLRLDDNPALAAAAALPDPVTVVYILDEDSPGIRPLGSAARWWLHHSLSALAGSLEAHGSRLLLRRGTAASVIEDLAAETGAGQLFWNRRYSQPERSIDAGIKEWAAGQGIETTSFQANLLFEPWTVRTGSGGPYKVFTPFWRSCLAGAEPRLPADAPGHLPQPAAGTSGRPPAGDRLDSWRLLPRKPDWSGGLAATWTPGEDGAHNRLDNFLDGPVEDYGRGRDLPGVEGTSRLSPHLRFGEISPFRVWHSLRERFPRQAPADVGIFRSELGWREFCWQLLYENPDLATQNYRREFDHFAWQTPSDAELEAWQQGHTGYPLVDAGMRQLWQTGWMHNRVRMAAASFLVKNMLADWRVGEAWFWDTLVDADAANNPANWQWVAGSGADASPYFRIFNPVTQSKKFDAGGSYLRGYIPELADLDDRTVHEPWKNPAAASGYPEPLVGLQESRERALDTYQRLKDR from the coding sequence ATGGCTTCCACCATTGTCTGGCTCCGCGACGACCTGCGACTCGACGACAATCCCGCCCTCGCGGCCGCGGCTGCACTGCCGGATCCGGTGACGGTGGTGTACATCCTGGATGAAGACTCCCCCGGCATCCGCCCGCTGGGCTCCGCAGCGAGGTGGTGGCTCCACCACTCCCTGTCCGCCCTCGCCGGCAGCCTCGAAGCGCACGGGTCCCGGCTGTTGCTGCGCCGGGGCACCGCCGCTTCGGTCATCGAGGATTTGGCGGCTGAGACCGGCGCCGGCCAGTTGTTCTGGAACCGGCGTTACAGCCAGCCGGAGCGCAGCATCGACGCCGGCATCAAGGAGTGGGCCGCCGGGCAGGGCATCGAGACCACCAGCTTCCAGGCAAACCTGCTGTTCGAGCCGTGGACGGTGCGCACCGGTTCAGGCGGGCCATACAAGGTCTTCACACCGTTCTGGCGTTCCTGCCTGGCTGGTGCGGAACCCCGCCTTCCCGCCGATGCCCCTGGCCACTTGCCGCAGCCCGCAGCCGGAACGTCCGGCCGCCCGCCGGCCGGTGACCGGCTCGACAGTTGGCGGCTCCTCCCCCGCAAGCCGGACTGGAGCGGCGGTCTCGCCGCGACTTGGACCCCGGGCGAGGACGGCGCCCACAACCGGCTGGACAATTTTCTCGACGGGCCCGTAGAGGACTATGGCAGGGGCCGGGACCTGCCGGGCGTCGAAGGCACCAGCCGCCTCTCGCCGCACCTGCGCTTCGGCGAGATCAGTCCCTTCCGTGTCTGGCATTCCCTGCGGGAACGCTTTCCCCGCCAAGCACCGGCCGACGTCGGGATCTTCCGCAGCGAGCTCGGCTGGCGTGAGTTCTGCTGGCAGCTTCTGTACGAGAATCCGGACCTGGCCACCCAAAACTACCGCCGCGAGTTCGACCACTTCGCCTGGCAAACGCCGTCGGACGCCGAACTGGAGGCCTGGCAGCAGGGGCACACCGGTTATCCCCTGGTGGACGCCGGCATGCGGCAGCTGTGGCAGACCGGCTGGATGCATAACAGGGTCCGGATGGCTGCGGCGTCGTTCCTGGTGAAGAACATGCTGGCGGACTGGCGCGTGGGCGAAGCCTGGTTCTGGGACACCCTGGTCGACGCGGACGCAGCGAACAACCCGGCCAACTGGCAATGGGTGGCGGGTTCTGGCGCGGACGCGTCGCCTTACTTCCGCATTTTCAACCCGGTGACGCAGAGCAAGAAGTTCGACGCCGGTGGCAGTTACCTCCGCGGCTACATACCGGAACTCGCGGACCTGGATGACAGGACGGTGCACGAGCCGTGGAAGAACCCGGCGGCGGCTTCGGGCTACCCCGAACCGCTGGTGGGCCTGCAGGAATCGCGGGAAAGGGCGCTGGACACTTACCAGCGGCTCAAGGACCGGTGA
- a CDS encoding cytochrome b/b6 domain-containing protein — MSTTKNKSGTARGKRARLYWGVPAALVALVLVVLLAKWITGLSAVASFMEDYPGHSELPAGAPVGFPAWLAWQHFLNAFFLLLIIRSGWQVRTTTRPGGYWTRNNKGLIKTRTAPTKISLELWFHLTLDALWILNGLVFVILLFATGQWTRIVPTSWDVFPNAVSAALQYASLNWPTENGWVNYNALQLLTYFATVFVAAPLAFITGLRMSAAWPKKASVLNRAFPIEAARAVHFPVMIYFVAFIVVHVFLVLATGALRNLNHMYGGSDDVSWVGFWFFVASVAVMVAAWFLARPLFLRPIASLMGKVTSR; from the coding sequence ATGTCCACAACGAAGAACAAGTCCGGCACTGCCAGGGGCAAGCGCGCCAGGCTGTACTGGGGGGTGCCTGCAGCGCTCGTGGCACTGGTGCTTGTGGTGCTCCTCGCAAAGTGGATCACCGGACTGTCCGCCGTTGCCTCCTTCATGGAGGACTACCCCGGACATTCCGAGCTTCCCGCCGGCGCCCCCGTCGGTTTCCCGGCCTGGCTGGCCTGGCAGCACTTCCTGAACGCCTTCTTCCTGCTGCTCATCATCCGTTCGGGCTGGCAGGTCCGTACCACCACCCGCCCCGGCGGCTACTGGACCCGGAACAACAAGGGCCTCATCAAAACCCGGACGGCTCCCACCAAGATCAGCCTGGAGCTCTGGTTCCACCTCACGCTTGATGCGCTGTGGATCCTCAACGGGCTAGTCTTTGTGATCCTGCTGTTCGCGACCGGCCAGTGGACGCGGATCGTTCCCACATCCTGGGATGTTTTCCCGAACGCCGTCTCGGCCGCCCTGCAGTACGCTTCACTGAACTGGCCCACGGAGAACGGCTGGGTCAACTACAACGCCCTGCAGCTGCTGACCTACTTCGCCACGGTGTTCGTTGCGGCTCCGCTGGCCTTCATCACGGGCCTGCGCATGTCCGCCGCGTGGCCCAAAAAGGCCTCCGTGCTGAACAGGGCCTTCCCCATCGAAGCGGCCCGTGCAGTGCACTTCCCCGTGATGATCTACTTTGTGGCCTTCATTGTGGTCCACGTCTTCCTGGTGCTGGCCACGGGCGCGCTCCGCAACCTCAACCACATGTACGGCGGCAGCGACGACGTGAGCTGGGTCGGTTTCTGGTTCTTCGTCGCATCAGTTGCGGTGATGGTTGCGGCATGGTTCCTGGCCCGGCCCCTGTTCCTGCGTCCGATTGCGTCCCTCATGGGTAAGGTCACCAGCCGCTAG